One Halococcus salifodinae DSM 8989 genomic region harbors:
- a CDS encoding DUF7692 domain-containing protein — protein sequence MRIRTDGKFAYREELVDDVADRLNENTRVGAVEARAEFTQAMLPALEQAVEHPDMTEELAEILSTRSVDVEYCVETGVNVD from the coding sequence ATGCGAATACGGACCGACGGAAAGTTCGCGTATCGCGAGGAGCTCGTCGACGACGTCGCCGATCGACTCAACGAGAACACTCGGGTCGGCGCGGTCGAAGCAAGGGCGGAGTTCACCCAGGCGATGCTCCCGGCGTTAGAGCAAGCAGTCGAACACCCAGACATGACCGAGGAACTCGCCGAGATCCTCTCGACCCGCTCCGTCGACGTCGAGTACTGCGTCGAAACAGGTGTCAACGTTGATTGA
- a CDS encoding DUF7537 family lipoprotein: MNRSQLLPIVVAAVVVLAGCNALTGGDDTETDTPTVTPVDVPTDEPTATPMPMLAPGLTEAGVVSASDLANAHEDALDNGSYTIVSNSTVRDANGTLRYQRNRIMRVSEGSEPFYAVSRYNGSGRQPVVTLQRIERWSDGERLYSAIVRENETRYSTSALNRAFISVQKGDQFLSLFTALETRVVGQETRNGTELYRVRATNITNPEYLPRSVLNTSKNPRNISFRALVDSEGIVQSYHLGYTTTEINRGVETTNRVTQSLRYTDIGSTTVERPAWYEAANRTTTAAG; this comes from the coding sequence GTGAACCGCTCGCAGCTCCTCCCGATCGTCGTCGCTGCGGTAGTCGTACTCGCAGGCTGTAACGCCCTCACCGGGGGTGACGACACCGAAACCGACACACCAACCGTCACGCCTGTCGATGTCCCGACCGACGAACCGACAGCCACTCCCATGCCGATGCTCGCACCGGGACTCACGGAGGCAGGCGTCGTGAGTGCGAGTGATTTGGCGAACGCTCACGAGGACGCCCTCGACAATGGTTCGTACACAATCGTGTCAAACAGCACAGTCAGGGATGCAAACGGCACGCTCCGTTATCAGCGGAATCGAATAATGCGAGTATCAGAGGGGTCGGAACCGTTCTACGCCGTTAGCAGATACAATGGGTCGGGACGGCAACCCGTTGTCACCTTGCAGCGCATCGAGCGATGGTCGGACGGCGAACGACTATACTCCGCGATCGTCCGGGAAAATGAAACGAGATATTCAACAAGCGCGTTGAATCGAGCGTTCATTAGCGTGCAGAAGGGCGATCAGTTCCTCAGCCTCTTCACGGCGCTTGAAACGCGTGTCGTCGGCCAGGAAACGCGCAACGGCACGGAACTCTACCGAGTTCGGGCGACGAACATCACGAACCCGGAGTACCTCCCGCGATCCGTACTCAACACCTCGAAGAACCCACGGAACATCTCGTTCCGAGCGCTCGTCGACTCGGAGGGGATCGTTCAATCATATCACCTCGGTTATACCACAACCGAAATTAACAGAGGTGTCGAGACCACGAACCGCGTCACGCAGTCGCTTCGTTACACCGACATCGGCTCGACGACCGTCGAGCGGCCCGCGTGGTACGAGGCGGCGAACCGAACGACCACGGCGGCGGGATGA
- a CDS encoding ribbon-helix-helix protein, CopG family gives MTQISFRLDDELLSELDAEADDRDVPRSKHMRDTLESRERRRELENEVERLREELTAVRDQAADVEELTKQVEELERENERLQRERRQLLEQREEHTELVRYAEQQRSVVERREERRDAPVWRRAKWWVLGRSNDETAAAE, from the coding sequence ATGACCCAAATCAGCTTCCGGCTGGACGATGAATTGCTTTCAGAACTCGATGCTGAGGCCGACGACCGCGACGTACCCCGGTCGAAACACATGCGGGACACGCTCGAATCACGCGAACGACGACGGGAGTTGGAGAACGAAGTTGAGCGGTTGCGCGAGGAACTCACCGCCGTTCGAGATCAGGCGGCGGACGTCGAAGAACTCACCAAGCAGGTTGAGGAATTGGAGCGTGAGAACGAGCGGCTTCAGCGCGAACGTCGACAGTTGCTCGAACAGCGTGAGGAACACACCGAACTCGTCCGGTACGCAGAGCAACAGCGGTCGGTGGTAGAACGTCGAGAGGAGCGGCGTGATGCCCCTGTGTGGCGACGAGCGAAATGGTGGGTACTCGGCCGATCGAACGATGAGACCGCCGCAGCAGAGTAG